Proteins found in one Paenibacillus borealis genomic segment:
- the pstB gene encoding phosphate ABC transporter ATP-binding protein PstB — MKSIIDIEKLDLYYESFHALKNVDLQIPEKQVTAFIGPSGCGKSTLLRTLNRMNDMIPGTRIEGKVNIGGKNIYSDEIEVESLRKQVGMVFQQPNPFPKSIYDNVAYGPRLHGVKGKAELDVIVEQSLRQSALWEEVKDFLKKSALSLSGGQQQRLCIARALAVQPDILLMDEATSALDPVSTLKIEELVQELRDKYTIVMVTHNMHQAARVSGRTVFFLNGVIVEAQDTELLFSNPKDSRTEDYISGRFG, encoded by the coding sequence ATGAAATCCATCATTGACATAGAGAAACTTGATCTCTACTATGAGTCATTTCACGCGCTGAAGAATGTGGATCTGCAAATTCCGGAGAAACAGGTTACCGCTTTTATCGGTCCTTCCGGCTGCGGAAAGTCCACGCTGCTGCGTACCCTAAATCGAATGAACGACATGATTCCCGGAACACGCATTGAAGGAAAAGTAAACATCGGCGGTAAAAATATTTACAGCGACGAGATTGAAGTGGAAAGTCTGCGCAAGCAGGTGGGAATGGTATTCCAGCAGCCCAATCCTTTTCCAAAGTCGATTTATGACAATGTAGCTTACGGTCCGCGCCTCCATGGGGTGAAGGGCAAAGCCGAGCTTGATGTCATTGTGGAGCAAAGCCTGCGCCAATCCGCACTCTGGGAGGAAGTGAAGGATTTCCTCAAGAAATCTGCCCTCAGCCTGTCCGGCGGCCAGCAGCAGCGTCTCTGCATTGCCAGAGCCCTTGCCGTACAGCCCGATATTCTGCTTATGGACGAGGCAACCTCTGCGCTTGATCCGGTGTCCACGCTGAAGATCGAGGAACTGGTACAGGAGCTGCGCGATAAGTATACGATTGTAATGGTCACGCATAATATGCATCAGGCTGCCCGGGTATCGGGTCGTACCGTGTTTTTCCTGAACGGCGTCATCGTGGAGGCTCAGGATACGGAACTGCTGTTCTCGAATCCCAAAGACTCCCGCACAGAAGATTATATATCCGGCCGGTTCGGCTAA
- the phoU gene encoding phosphate signaling complex protein PhoU yields the protein MIRRKEFDKDLEELRSLLEQMGEHVTDALEGAVLALQNLDTVRAQEIVKNDLRLNAMEDRIMEIGSRLIITQQPVAKDLRRIIVAFKISSDLERMGDLALDVAKVTMRIQGQQLIKPLVDIPRMAEIVTVMISEAIQSYLDENTDLAYKMAQDDDQVDGLYSAMINELYTYMVQKPESVNQAMLLTLVGRYIERIADHATNIGESVVYLVTGKRPDLNQ from the coding sequence ATGATTCGCAGAAAAGAATTCGATAAAGATCTGGAAGAACTGCGCAGTCTGCTGGAGCAGATGGGCGAGCATGTTACGGATGCGCTGGAAGGTGCAGTACTCGCTTTGCAGAATCTGGACACCGTGCGGGCACAGGAAATTGTTAAGAACGATTTGCGGCTGAATGCCATGGAGGACCGGATTATGGAGATCGGCTCACGGCTGATTATCACTCAGCAGCCGGTAGCGAAGGATCTGCGCCGCATTATTGTGGCCTTCAAAATTTCCAGTGACCTCGAGCGTATGGGCGATCTTGCACTGGATGTGGCCAAGGTAACCATGCGTATCCAGGGGCAGCAGCTGATTAAACCGCTTGTGGATATTCCGCGGATGGCCGAGATTGTTACCGTAATGATCTCAGAGGCGATTCAGTCCTATCTGGATGAGAACACCGATCTGGCCTACAAAATGGCTCAGGACGACGATCAGGTAGACGGGCTGTACAGCGCAATGATTAATGAACTGTACACTTACATGGTTCAGAAGCCTGAATCGGTTAATCAGGCTATGCTGCTCACGCTGGTCGGACGTTATATTGAGCGTATCGCCGATCATGCGACCAACATTGGCGAGAGCGTAGTGTATCTTGTAACGGGTAAACGTCCGGATTTGAATCAATAA